The DNA window aggcagctTTCTTGTTTCGAGGATCGGCGGCGCTGCTCTtgccctctttttctctctctctctctccctccctccctctctttccCCGCGTACCGTTGAGAGCTTCTCCCCCGTTTCCCCCACTCCAGGGTAGAGAACTCGGTCGGGCGAGTCTATTCGAGATCCGAGGGGAGGTCGGTAGACCTTGTCGGTAGTCTTCTGTCGTTCGGAGAATGTACTAGACGCCGAACGGCGAACGCGGTACGAACCGGAGTTTCTCACTCACTTCACCAAATACTCATCCTCGATAGTCTAACTGCGGGGTCGTCCAGCCAGCCTGAACCgtcgataaagaagaaaaactcgTGAAGAAACTCTCGCGTATATCGCGTTATTTATCACGATTTATTCGCCGAATCGGAGCCACATCGAACACCAGTGTATCCGCCGGCCATGTTTGGTGTTTACGCGAGGGGGAATCGCCGCTACGGCTGACGTCACACTAACCGAACTCTACCGAAGAGCCGAACGAGAAAACGTGCCGGTCTACCCTGCCCATAGACCGGCTACCAACGTCCCGCCGAAGATAATATACGTTATACCTCGCAGTGGGGCTGTTCCTCTTTTCTCCTCTCCTATCCTTCgatcttctcttttcttctcttctcatcGTCGCAGCTAGTTTCACATCGTCGTGAAAGTTTAAACCCCGGGTAAAACATACCACGCTTGAAACGAACTCTGTCACGAGTACCGCAGGTATATCACAAGATAGAGTACGGGGCGCGAAGGCCGACGATACTGTTGTAGACGTACCACGCAACGTCCACCGATGGACGTGATCCTACTACCCGTTCGTCGACGATTTACTATCACATACTACCGTTACCAAAAACGTTGACAATGCTCATCAGGAGCTGAACCTTTTTACTGTGTGTGGCCCGCGCGTCTGCGTGTGCTACGCGCTCGCGGCCGTGAGACCGCGGTGTGCTTGTGATATTGTGTACCAGTGCTTCTGGTGCTCGTGTGTCGTCTGTTGTCTTGCCTGATCACACACGTGCGCGAGATATTGTTGTCGCGTCCGATTGTCGTTGACAATGAGAAAATATTAACTACAGTGCGTCGTATTGTTGTGCGTGTTAGCGAGGAGGCTTCAAATTTAAGAGGAATAAATAGTGCACCGGTCTTTGTCACCCATCCACTCTAACACCAACGACAAGAATTAAATAACAGCGATCGAAAGAAGGATACCAACCGGATACCTGTTCGGCACCCGCATTTGGATATATAAAGAAAAGTGTCCGTGTGTTTTGTGCCTCCGTTATATCAACACGCCGTGATTGTGAGATATTTTCCTCACCCCCCCGACCTGCGTTAAGGATTATCTCTGTTAAACATGGATTTAGGAGATCGAGTCTACGCCGCCGAAAGGATTATGAAGAAAAAGGTGAAGCGGGTAAGTTGTCGGTCAATCCGGCGGAGCAAGGAGGATACGTACTTTGATCATTCAACCACCCTCGCTCGACATTTTCCCGAGTGGCGGCGCCAACGGACAGAACACGAGCGTGTTTGTCTATGCGGCGTTGCCgttttacccccccccccccccccccccgccatccacgaaatttctctctttagctctgtttcttctcttcttccaCCCAACACCCCTCGCCTGTTCTCCCTGTTATACTACTCTTTAGAGATTCATGACTACGCGTTATTTGTACAGAGCCTTTCAAACGCAACGCCCTACCGGCATCGGATTTTTCATTATCACGTGGAAATCTCGGAATCAACAACTTCTCTCGAGTATACAGCCTGTGTGCTCTGTCTatctttttttactcttcaaaCTTCCTTCTCCTCGATCAATCCGACACTTCGTACGTGTACGCTGATCCACACCCTTGAATCCCGTTCACGTGACTATTTGCCCCACGATTCGCCGAATGGATGATCGAAAATTGTTTGTCATTTGTATTCGTACTTACTTACCTACCGTTTTGGCATTTATGCCGGCATTCAGCCACAGCGGTGACACGGAATCTACGGCAACGTTGGATTGTCTTACAAATATGCGATGAAGTTTTGTAGAACACACGGCgacgattcaattttttccttacTTATATTCCTTGATTCAAAACGTGGCTGAAGtcagtaacgttaacgtaacgaaacgtgTCAGGGGGAACCGATTATTATCCTTCCATTTTGCTGACGACTTTCAAGGTGTTCACTTTTCGATACATATCTCatgagtatgttttgtttatcatggtttattaaatttcagacaatctTAACGGTGCGAAgtaataacgatttttcttaatcattcatattttaatttttattgaaacttTACGAACTTCATCCTTATGCTTCTAGGTCGGTTCTCCAGGTTAGACAAAGATAACTAATCTCGCTTTGCCTAACGTTGTTTTACTTTATGTCTTGTTTTGCCTTTGCGTACACCAGCGACGAATATTCGCAGTTCATTCAAACCGAATTGGTTGGAAAATAACCGAATTGCGAAGAACAATATTAGTCACATCATTTGCATAATTATgctcatcatcatcgtcatcgatGTAAACCGACGAACCGACGAATGGGGCTAGCAGCTTGATGTTCGTTTATTGGGGTTTACTAACCCCTGAGGCAAATGCTGATCAGGAActgtatattattgatttaCCTGGTAAACTAACATGCCAGATTTTAACGTGCAACTTTGCCGCATAGAATAATCTCGGGGTTTTATCATGTTCTTTCATAAAATCGTCGCCACCGCATTCAGTTTCATTTTATCGTTATACGTAAACTCGTTAGGTTGATTTTATTGTTGCAATATCAAGATCCTTATCCTCCGCATGATTATTTCGCCACTTTACCGTCCTGCCCGTTAGTCCTCATGTCCTCGATTCACTTCGATTGTTACCACCTCGATCTTTAAATCTGTGTTTCTCTTATTGTTGCAGGGGAAGGTTGAATACCTCGTCAAATGGAAGGGATGGAGTCAGAGGTGAGTTCGGCCAATTATGTCCTATATGATTCGAATTAAATGTAGTACCTTTACAGTTATTCCTGCGACACGTTTCAACCTTATCTACTTCGTAGATGCCTAATTTTATTCGACATGTCGCACAGACGCCTGTCAGGACGTAAAacttcggtaaaaaaaatttcaggagaATATCCCGACGAGTTTCgcaattaatgataataatgttgCTTGATATTTGAGAAGTTAATGGTTCTCTTATTGTACGTAGTTTCGTAAACATCGATAATTCAAATATATGGAGTTCTCGGTTGAAATTacgtaaaatttaattagaattgacttttaataaatttttctcatcttcgtTGTGTTCGAAATAATATTCGCTGCTTTCCTTTATCAAAATGCTCAAATTCAAAAGTCCCGTATAGAATCTAGTCTCGCAGGATTTCGTGGAAAGGTCGTAAATCTTGAAGATTATGGACAAGTATCGTTTCAAGTTGCAACTACTCTTCCAGATTAACAATTCGAACTATTCTTCTTGTAAAATAGACACCGGCCAATTGAAGCTATATAAATGCGTCAAAAGCAATATCTTATTCTTTAAGCACTCTCCAAAGTATTTGAAATCTAGATTTTGCCTGATCTCACTCTATCAAAAGACGTTTAAACCACCAAGATGTAATCATGCGTATGTGGAGACATTAACAAACAAATCATCCTGATCAATGAGACCAGGAGGAAAATAACGaatctataaaaaaatagCACCACATCAATTAGAATTGTATCTTTTATTTCCAGGCACAACACTTGGGAACCAGAAGAGAATATTTTGGATGTCAGGCTGATCGAGCTCTTTGAAGAGAGTGAACGAGGCAATGCGGTAATAAGAAGGCCAAGGAGGAAGGATGCCAGATACAATGTGAGGGTCCATACTCTGATTAacatctgaaatttttcttgagCTGAAATCACCCGTAGTATCGAGTTATTTTGCTGTAGCCTTGTTTTCGTGTATGTAACATAATTCTTGTTCAGGAGCAGGTTCTCGCAAATCTTGACGTAAGAGAGGAACCAGGTGGTGACGAAAGAGTGGGCGAAGACAGCCAGGATGAGTCAACGACAGGCAGCACGTCGGCACCCCTCTTGAATCCAATAACGCACGACGAAGACACTCTCCAGAGTTCGCTGGACGGTCACGAATCTCCTGTACCTCCCGATTTGTCGGCGCCAAGTGTCGATTCGGAAAGTTCCAACAGCAGCGGTGACGAACCTCTCTTGTCGAGGAAGGAACCGGCAGGAACTAAAAGAAAAGCTGAAGTCCTCAGTAAAGAGTCGGGTAAAATTGGCGTCACTATAACCACCAGCAGTCCAAGCAGCGGAAGTGGTAGTCCACCTCCTAATAAAATTCCCAGGCTACTACCCATAAAGACGAATCCAACGTCGCCAACCTATCATGTAAGTTAgcgaaaatttgttgaaacaatttaATCGCCATGTTCGATGAAGAAGAAGCAACCTTTCAGCTCACTTTTCTTTCTCCACAGACTCACAAAGTCAACGGTAGAAGGCCATCCTCTTCTAGCGTTAAATCAACCCCAGAAGAACCTCTGCCAGCGGTACCCACAACTCTGGCGCCTGCGACTCAAGACAAAAAGAGGCAAGAAGCAGACGTACCTCATGGACCACTGCCGTCCCTTCCTAGAGCACCATCAGCACCTTTATCGCCTCAATTTGATACTCCGTTGGATCAATCGACGAAAAAGAAGGGTCTTGTAACAGACCAGCAACAGCAGCACAGGTCTGGCGATAAGATTGACAAAGCGAATGGTTCCACAGTAACGTTAGATGCGACAAATGGTCACAAATCTCCAACACCAATGGATTCGTATACTAATAATAACAGGTTACCCACAGTTGTAAATGGGCATCATagtcataataataatagcaacaCCAATAATAGCAATGCTTCAAGCGTTAAGCAACATACGGATATATCTAAACCTGAAATTTGCGTACCTCTTACAAGTCCAGGAACAGATTATTGGCATGCTAGAAATCCTGTCGCTGATCAGGTATTTATTACGGATGTAACTGTTAACTTGAAAACTGTCACAATCCGGGAGTGTAAGACTGAAAAAGGATTTTTTAGAGAAAGGGATCCGAAGAGTGACATATTTTAACGCGATTTGATGTGCGTAGAATTGTATgttcttttttcgttctttgttaaattctttattcaaATACAGAAGAAATGAGGgcgaaattttgataaatcacAACACCATGAAACATTTCCTTTTTCACTACCGTATTGTTGCATACCTTGGAATTTTCTGCTCTCACTTGAAACCATTACTGTCACATGGTTAAATTGgctattgttttttttttttattttgtcgctgaaaagaaaaactacggCTAGTTTacaatttgtttctaatttttctctgCAATTGATACTTGTTCAAAACGACAGGCGCAATTGTGATATACACCCACTGATCAATGAAATCACTTACAAATAGACTGCGTCTTGGAAAATGTTAAGAGTGCAAAGACTGAGAACTGGTTTTGAAATAGAAACCAAATCTATCAATCTCAACACAGAGAGGTTTGAACGGATCTAAGAGTAGAGACGATTCGAtttctataaatatttaatactatttgatataatattattcCATTCATATCTTGATTGGCTTAATTTCTAATCGATTTTAGATAGTTCCTATGATTTTGTATCTATTTGATTAATCAAGTGTCCCTAGGGTTGCCAAGCTAAACATTTAGCATAGAAAACTATGATCACTACAGAATGGCATGAACATTATAGTTTTCATTACaaacttgaattatttattgagTAGTGTTAGAATCAATAATTTCGTTTCGTCTCTTCTCTGACTTGAAAATGAGAACGAATTGATATTTGGTTTTCATAACAAGCGAATCTGAAGAAGGGAATATTAAAAGAAATACTAAATTACACTTGCTCTACTTAATTATCAGCTGCATATTTCTCGTTGTCAAATAACATTGCCAGGAGCATAATTTTTCCGAGAATCAATGCATCACTCATTACTATAAGAAACGGCTGAAGAGCGTAGATTAAAGACTTCTACgcatttttctataaattctCAATTTCAAGTTAAAACTGTTTTGTGTAATGAAATCGGAACTCCCAATACGCGAGATTGACATAATTTAATgataaatttgtgaaatacTGTTGTATATTGTATGATACTTGATAAGAGACTTGTCAAGGATCTTAATATTTGGACAAATATTTGTCGTACCAAACTATTTAATCTTGCATTTGTTTTgtggaattattatttagagATAAAATTACgcgaaaatttcgaatttcgttTTCGATTTGTTTGACCTTTTAACAGGTAACCGTAACTCCAAAAAAGTATTAGGTAAACTGACCTATTTTTGAATTCATACTGTAATATTTCGACTAGATTCcttcattgatttttttttttatcccttaTCCTTTGATCTGATATGTTTGAACTGACTGTAGTCTCCAGAAAATCAAAGTAAAGGGTAACATACAATTACATTGAATTGTTTGATTGAACTGTATGTGAAAGCATCTGGAGGATCGCCGTACGAATTCAACCTGATACCCATCTCGAGGTTTCTTTGctagaaatcaaaatttgaatttaataatagATTGTGAAGGCGTAGCCTAttgcttcaattttcacaaaacaAATTGCAATACACAAATTTACAGTTGATTCAATTTATCTGCAGTTTTAACCCTCCGCCGGCCAATATGGACTGTATCGTCCGTCCTGATATTTTCACTACTGAAATATCAATTGAGCACGTGAAACTGATTATCTCATTtctttggaaatttttcaaaagccCTAAggggatgggggggggggggggggggagggggagttTACGAAGAAATCATCCATGTTGACCAGCAACGTTAGTAAAAAAGACATGGCCGGGGGAGGGTTAATAAAGAAGACTGGGAGGCGTTAGTAACGTCACTGTTTTGTTGATTTCGTGAATCGACGGAAAATTCCTACGAATATTGCACGGCCAAGTAAGGCAGTGGCAGAAGTTTACTATAGCTATATCAAGTTGATCATAGAACGTAGATATTTCTACGAAATGACCAAATTGTTACGTACATATTATTAGAGGAATATAAAAAAGCTTGAAAGTCTACTCCATCATTTCATCATGACTCTGCTTAACGTGTCGGATATTTTTGGCGCATTTGATCCGCACTAGTTTCGTCAGAacctatatatatacgtatatatataaattttctacattatatatgcatatacatgtgGAAGCTGATTATATCTGCtacttatttattatactATACTATGTTTATTATgaatgatttctttttttgtgtttCTGGCACTCGCAGTACCATATTTTGTTAATAAGTTGTGTATGTAAGACGGCGAAACTTTTACAGTGAAATTGAGACTTCCCCAAAAGTGATTTGAGAAGATGATTGGCATTTAATGTTCATATTTGATTGCACAATTTGAGAATCTTAATCGCTTTCTGTAATTCTCTCAGAAATGAGTATACGTGAATATCAATGGGAAGTCTCGTTTGTAAGTTTGCCTTCGATCCCGCATTTTTGGAGGAGTGCAGAAGATACCTTGAATAATCTCCTGAATTCTGACCTGGAAAGAAGAGTTAGAACAAATTCGTAAATGTATTTAAATGTATATTTAGAAAATGCtctgtaaaaattgtaaatagaaaggatgacaagaaaaaaggagcgatgagaagaagaaatctCATCGCAATTTGTAATGTATGTAAGTTTGCGGTGacaaaaggtgaaaaaaaaaacaa is part of the Neodiprion virginianus isolate iyNeoVirg1 chromosome 5, iyNeoVirg1.1, whole genome shotgun sequence genome and encodes:
- the LOC124304640 gene encoding polycomb group protein Pc isoform X1: MDLGDRVYAAERIMKKKVKRGKVEYLVKWKGWSQRHNTWEPEENILDVRLIELFEESERGNAVIRRPRRKDARYNEQVLANLDVREEPGGDERVGEDSQDESTTGSTSAPLLNPITHDEDTLQSSLDGHESPVPPDLSAPSVDSESSNSSGDEPLLSRKEPAGTKRKAEVLSKESGKIGVTITTSSPSSGSGSPPPNKIPRLLPIKTNPTSPTYHTHKVNGRRPSSSSVKSTPEEPLPAVPTTLAPATQDKKRQEADVPHGPLPSLPRAPSAPLSPQFDTPLDQSTKKKGLVTDQQQQHRSGDKIDKANGSTVTLDATNGHKSPTPMDSYTNNNRLPTVVNGHHSHNNNSNTNNSNASSVKQHTDISKPEICVPLTSPGTDYWHARNPVADQVFITDVTVNLKTVTIRECKTEKGFFRERDPKSDIF
- the LOC124304640 gene encoding polycomb group protein Pc isoform X2 gives rise to the protein MDLGDRVYAAERIMKKKVKRGKVEYLVKWKGWSQRHNTWEPEENILDVRLIELFEESERGNAVIRRPRRKDARYNVLANLDVREEPGGDERVGEDSQDESTTGSTSAPLLNPITHDEDTLQSSLDGHESPVPPDLSAPSVDSESSNSSGDEPLLSRKEPAGTKRKAEVLSKESGKIGVTITTSSPSSGSGSPPPNKIPRLLPIKTNPTSPTYHTHKVNGRRPSSSSVKSTPEEPLPAVPTTLAPATQDKKRQEADVPHGPLPSLPRAPSAPLSPQFDTPLDQSTKKKGLVTDQQQQHRSGDKIDKANGSTVTLDATNGHKSPTPMDSYTNNNRLPTVVNGHHSHNNNSNTNNSNASSVKQHTDISKPEICVPLTSPGTDYWHARNPVADQVFITDVTVNLKTVTIRECKTEKGFFRERDPKSDIF